Below is a genomic region from Populus trichocarpa isolate Nisqually-1 chromosome 15, P.trichocarpa_v4.1, whole genome shotgun sequence.
TGATCAAATGATTTCCAGAGATGGGGATTAGAAAGCTGTGGTTATTTAAGTTTCAGAGTGATAGATATTTGGGGTACGTGCTTATACAATTGTAACTGAACTGGGCTGGTTGCGATTTTGTCAGCAAGAATGTTGGTTATAAGAGTGGTTTGATTGTTTGGTGAGGGGAATCTTAGATGGACATGCCCTCTAGTTGCAAGTATCCAATGTTCTTCGGCAGAAACTTGAATTCTATAACATGTAAAGGTCTTGCTTTGATTGTGATTGCTCTGTTTCTTAGAGTTGTGCTGCTTCCTTCATTCTCTGGCTATGGTGGGGTAGATAAAAACAATCTTGATTTGATTCATAGCCGATCTTTGTCCTTGGATTCTGATAATGGAATTCGTAAAGAAAAATTCTTAGAAGTTCCTCAGATAGTATGGGGACTAAACAATCAAAAGATAGCATTTGCGAGAGCTTGTCTAACTGCTAGAATGCTGAATCGGACTCTGCTAATGCCTAGTTTAAGTGCTTCCCTGTTCTATAAGGAAATAGATCGCCTCCAGCCTATTTCCTTCGACAAGGTGTTTCAATTTGAGAGGTTTAATGCCCTCTGTAATGGATTTGTGCAGTTGGGCCGTTATTCAGATCTTCGGAATCGGACTGGAGTGTATGAGCTTCAGAAGGGAAGTGGGAGGAAGTGGACAATTGAGAGGGATTTGGATCAATTGAAAGAGTTTAGCGAGGATTCATTTAATGGATACGAGGTAATAAGAATAGTTGGGAAGAACCCCTTTTTGTGGCATGATCATTGGCCAGTTAAGGACTATGCCAGGGTCTTTGAATGCTTGGTTTTGGTTGATGAGATAACTAAAGAGGCGGATAAAGTTGTGTCTAAGATTAGAGAAGTAGGAAAAGAGTTGAGGAGCAAATCTCAGTCTGCTCAGGGTGGTGTCGATCCTGATAGTTCTTGGTTGCAGCCAGTGCCTTATGTGGCGGTTCACATGAGAATAGAGATAGATTGGATGATTCACTGTAAGAAGTTAGAGCAAAGATTAAATGTTAGTGAAATTTGCAGTAGCAAGCAGGAGATCATGGAGAGAGTAGGGAACATTGTTGGCTTAAAAAGTCCTATTGTTGTTTATCTTGCTGTGGCAGATAGTCTTCTTGAAGATTCTTCTATACTCACCGGGTGGAAGGAAGGTTTGCTTCCTGTTGAGAAGAAGAAGCTCAGTGTTGATGGAGTTTACAAGAAATACCCATATCTCATTCAGTCAGCAATAGATTATGAAGTTTGCTCAAAGGCTGATGTATTTGTCGGGAATAGTTTCTCAACATTTTCAAGCCTCATAGCTCTTGAGAGAACACAGAAGATGATTAGAATTGGTGTCACAAGCTCGTGTGGCGTGGATGTAAGATGGCCTTCATATGCATACAATATATTGGGGGAATCCAATGGTCCTCATAAATGGATGACAAATATGTCTGATTCAAGCCTCAAAGCAATTAGCTATGGTTCTAATATCATCTCCTGTTGAAGATTATGGAATGCATCCTGCTACAGACACTTCAATTCAGAACCTTAATCGAGTTCGCGAGGAAATTGGTTGGTATAGTCTTGAAAGTTTTTTCTGTACAGAGAAACAAGGATATAGAATGTCAGGATAGCACTTTAGACCAGATTAAGtatacttttcattttttctgttatttaaattttttctattaattcaCTTATGTTCATAGAGATTGAATATTTTCTCATCTTTGGATGCTGCGTGTGCTGCCCTCAAATTCCGAAAGAGTATTACCAGTCCTAACAGAAATCTTTAGTAAAGTCCATGGATTTATATAACTGGATATCACCCATTTCTGCAATGCTTGGTTTTGGTGACTAGTAGAACGGGTAAAAAGAACAGAAATGGAAATTTAAGAGTTGAACGGTGTTATTCAATAGTTTACTGCACTTGCCTGTGAAATTTTGAGGGTTTAATTCACAGAATACTATTTCAATTGTAAATAGTCTGATGTTCATGCAGAGAGTAGAGATTCAGAGCTCTTTTCAGGCTCCACATTGCAGGAAATCATTATCAAGGTATGTGCTGTTGCCTTATTTGATTAAATCCAACTTCTGATCATGACCTGCCTCACAGAAATCTCAGCAACATCTTGTGAAGTTGCATTCGTCCTGTCTTAGATATGGTGTCATTTTATGACATTCTATCTACAGGACATGCTATATTAATCATAGTCTTGAGTGACACATTGTTTTATGCTATGATGTTCTTAATGTATCCTTGTCGATATGGTTGTCTTATGAATTTGTCAAACTCAAGTTTCTCCCATCTCATGCCAGTGCCGtgcctttcttcttccttttcctgcTGTGCCTTCCATAATTCCTTTTTGCCTCCGGGATTCAAGGGCGATACAGAAAGGAAAAGGTTAAAGGGGTCACCTTCCTCCATTTCCTCTGAAACAATCAAGGAATAAAATTCCCTTGTGGGTCCAATGATGTCCAGCCAGCAAAGGAATTTTTGTTGGTCCGCTGTCTTGGTTTTTAGATGATTGATGAACTTTCTTTGTTCAAGGGTTTATCATGGACGATAATGTGATAGCaaccttgattatttttttgaatgaatATGTTTCTTGCCATTGActttattctaaaaattaaaacaatctcACTCCATCTAGAATCTCTAGGACAATGAAGATAGAGGGAACATATTCTTATATCttctataatttgaaaaaataaaaaattatttcaaaattgttACTATTAACCCTATGTGTTTAATGAAAAAACCCgagttttttttaaccaaaacaatgttattttaagcATGTACTAATGGACCTTGCTCAATATCATTCGTGAGTAATTCATATTAACATTCAGTGAAGCCTTGCAGTGCTGATTTTTACTTTTCTCAACATCATCTTGTTTAGGGCTTTTGATATCCGCTTTCTGGAATTGGTATTGGTGGCTGTTATTTTCTCTAGTTATGTGCAACTCCATTTTGATATAGAGATGCCTGCTGTCCCATGTTGAGGGCAATATCCTTCTCGCTGAAGTAAATATTGGGATTCTAGTTTCTGTTTATTTCTAATTGTTAACAATCTTAGGTTGTGTTATTGTCCAGTCtacttgtattttatattttcatgaattGCTGCTTCTTTTTTGCTGGATAAATTTCATGCTTCAGCTTGCAATATACTTGATTTCTTGTAAAatcgccttttttttttcttgaagaaaaCCCAGTTGGGATTCCTTGTTGGGTTGGACCTTTCACTCAGGAGGTTGAAGCGTGAGGTTTCGTTGGGTGGTGTCTTGAATCAGAAATAACTTGCTCATGCTACTATCCATTGTGGTGGTCCTCACCACAGTGCCAGGATTTATTAGAAACTTGAGATGAGGCCAGTGAATCATGTTATAGCAATTCCCACTTCAATATTCAAGAtgaaattgctattttttttttaaagaaaaatcagtTTTTCTTGCTACAGTTATAACTACTGCaggaaaacattttcttctGAATAACAAGATGCAGCATAAGATAGGATCTTCCTATCATAGTTAAGATTGAAGTTGCTATGATATATAAATGCTGATTCTAattcatatttgaaaaaaaaaaatcatgatactCCTATCCTGCCAAAAAACCTACATACAATTCCGTGCATGGCATTTACTAATCCCACCTCACACCAAGCTATGATGTTAGGTAAATCTCTGGGATGCTAATGTGGCTACACAAATGCAAAATGACTTGAGAGATCACAAAGAGTTTTCACAGAAAGGAATAAAATGACAGCCTCCCCATCACTTGCCATCTTACAAGGTCATATCCATGACCACTTTAGAGGCTTAAAGCTTACCGTAAGCAACTTGTTTCTGATCCAAAGAAAATCTACTGTCCTAACCCTACCCAAGATGGGAACAAGAACCTAAtgatttcatatcaaaattcTAAGGAATAactgcaaaagaagaaaacagtGTTGATTGATGCAACAAACAGTGGCATATTGCTTTGCATGGTTTAACAAGCTCGATTTAACTAATTGTTTCATTAACTTCCAAGCACTAAAAGTGAAAGCTTTCCTTCATTACAACAATTCACagtagagaaaaaaaggaaaactttgtttaattttctttcaatttactatgtaataatgttttatctattttctgtttctttcaaGAAGAATGCTTCTCAAGCATTCATTCTGCTTCCATCTTATGGACCTTAAAGATCACATATAGTCCGGCAGAGATGATGAAAAGGCTATGAAGGAAAGAGAAGTCCCAATTTCTGCAATTCCCGTGTAGACGCAAATGGAGTAAATAGAGTGAGATGCTCTTTTACCTCCCTTAAGGTTGAGAAGATATGCAacttttttcctagtttattagCACTCCTATATTAGCTTTCATTGGATATAGTCTTCGTAGTAGTTGTCGCTTATTACAGAGACAAACCTCTCAAGCCAAGGAAGCTGATGAAGATCCTTCATGGCATCTACATATGAGTCTGTACAGCTGGGCGGAGATTGGTATGGATGGTGGTCACTCAGACTGAAACCCCCAGCAAGGAACCTTTGAATTAGTGCCAGCTGTGACCTCTCTTGTTCTGAGTAAGCATCCATAAGCATGGGCAGTGAGTTATAAGTCTCCCACGCCCATTGTTCTGATTCTTGAGCTGACTGGGTGACCAAATCTTCGGAATTTTCTTCGTCCCAGAAGGCACATTGACAGGTCTGTTGCCCATTCCTATATTCAGCACCACAAGAATAACAGAACTCATGCCCACACCTAGGAAAAGAAAGCAGCTTTGGGGTTAAGAACATCAAAAACCAGAGTAAAGGAAGCAAATGCAACCTCTTTATTACCAATTTAATATGTAAAATGTAAGCGATTGTTAACCTGCACAGGCAAAGGATTCAGGCAAACCAATCTTACATGATCTAAAGTCAAGAATGCCATAGATATGACCAAAGCTTAATAGTAAGTTAGCTTTTATTGATCTCAACTGTAAATGCAAGACTAAACATAAACTGAACCGATAGTATCTCCTCAAAGCAGTCTCCATATGGATGATCATCTAGGCAAGGCATTTAACTTTTCCAAAGCCAGAACAGAAAAAAAGGATTTGAACATTTCCACTTGCTCTGCAGTGTCAATACCAGTCAATATTATGAGCTGTTGAAGGTCCTCATCAACTGCCAAATTTCAttcatccaaaaagaaaaattcccAAGTAACCTGGATCAACTAAATTAATAGCTTTTCCCATTACTTAAGTCCTCTCCAGTAGTATTATTTCTGCAAAATGATTTAGTAGAGACAACAGAAAAGGTATGATGGCTTGGATTTTTCATTAGATAGTTAGTACATGAAAAGGCATCAAATTATCAAGATCACAACAAATCcatcttaattaataaattaccaGCATCCCAGTTCCATTTCTTACTCAGTTTCCAAGAATGAAACATTGAGTTACCAGATGATTTTGCAACCATGCTATCTACTTCAAGCCAGCACCACACCACACACGATCTAATAAAACAGAAGGTAGAAAGAAACCCAAAAGGTGCCTATGTAACTTACCAACAGGTCATATGGGAGCAACCTTGAGAGAGCTCAATCATCCTGCGGCACTGTTGACAACGCCTCCATCTTTTATTTTGTGCCAGAAGATGCAAGGTAATGTCTGCAGCATCCCTCTCTTCTAATGGAAGGTTCTGGTACTCTTCACACCTCATGGAAGAATGCCAAGGAACACCACATTCCACACAGATAAACCTTCGACATACAGGGCACTCAATACAGGTATTATCAGACTCACTTGATGAACTCACCCTAGCTGACAAACATTCTCGATGATCAAGCAGGACAGAACAATTAGGATAGGGACAGTAGATTCTATCAGAATGGTGAATATCAGCTTCAGCCAGGGCATTTTCCAGAGATTCATATGAAGTGAGAGGAAGAAATGATCTGCATTCATTGATGGAAATGCAATATTTGCATCCCAACTGTGGGCATATGATTGGCACTTGAGATGACTGTACTTTTCCATCAACATAGGTCTTCATACAATGTGAGCAGAATTTGTGGGAACATTTCATTGTTATCATCATTGGCGACATCTTATCCTCACAACAGATAGAGCAGTTATCATGGGATTTGCTCCCATTGGATGGAAAAGAAACGACCCCAACTGCTACCTGTGCTAAGTGTAATGGCCTCTCAAGATCACAGCAGGGACTGAGTTTCAAAACAAAAGCTTCCAGGTTGCTGGCATGTTCAAGTATCCTTTGCCTCAGAGCTATCAGAAGTGGAACCTCAAGTTTCTCCTCGTTTGTTATCTGTCAAAAGTTAACATAAACTAAAGCCACATGGGAAGCATGCACAGGACAAAATATTTGGTATCAAGGTTGCAATAGATGGTGTAAACAAGGTGAATTGGCAGTGAAATCTTTATTACATAGATTAAAGCTAAGAGAGACGACTACTATAATTGGGAAGCACttattgtttgagaaataaatcAGTGatgcaaaaatcaaaatgactgAAGACAATTAGCACAACAGATAGCATTCAGAATCACCGCCAGTATTTATTTCACTGAACTTGAGTGGCTGCAGTAGCCAAAGAACATCatagaataattaatatagCTGGTCCAGAACTAAATCTATGATAGagattccaaaataataaattctttccACTGTTCAGAATACTGAAAGTAGAAATTCTTTGAAGCTCCAGAttcataaaaggaaaattaaaacatgtctTGGTCTTGCATTGTGAATTCTTCAAAATGGATTTGAGAAGATACAATAATAATGATGGCGAGGCCATAAATTATTTCTACaaagattgttttctttcttttgatgcaGCAATACACTATCAAAACCACACtgtaatttcacaaaaaaaaaaaaacactttggcAACACTTCTATCACAGAGATGTTTATTCAGGTTTTACACAATCATAGTAAGTTTTGTCTACATTGTAGAAATAGGATGCAAAAATCATGTCTAATGAAAGACTCACCTGATCATATAACAGTTCAGAGTCAGTGAACGCATACACACGGCGGATATTGTTCTGCATGGCCTCAGCAAGACCATCCATGAGAGCCAAATAGTCAGCAACAGATTCATCCACATAGAAGTCGAGCTTCTTTTGCACCTGAATAACAGGAACATATTCAGTCCTTTCCATGACAACACCAATTCCAGAGAACCCAGAAGCAGAGCCCCCATCCTCAGCAACTGACATCCCCTTGAAAAACATCTTCACTGAAAATTCATCAAGATCTTCCTTCGGCTCTTCCTTCACTATATCTTCAATCTCTTTCCACACTTCTTCATCTTCACAACAACTACGAAAATCTTCCTCGTCCTCCTCCAATTTCATTTCCCCCCTAACTAAACTCGCTGAAGACCCATCACTAAAAGCTACTTGACCCTCCATCTTCAACACTATTTTCTCCAAAATCCAGCAGAAGCCGACAGATATTATGACTTCAAGGTGTGATTTATATCAAACTCTGATTAAAACCCGGAAACAAAGCAACCAAAAACTCCCTATATCAGCATCTATTTCTTTACAAATCACAAAGTAAATTGCATATCAACAACATGCAATCTCCCCTAAACTTGAGTGAAACCATCAAAGAATTGAtccaaaaatccaaactttagCATCCACTCCccctaaaaaacacacacaaaaaaacaaggatGTCAAACAGTGACCTCAAACCTGCAACTActaaatcaaaatctaaaaaacagcAATTAACAGATCAATCCAAAACTTCAAACTTTACTAATCACAAcccttaaaaagtaaaaaaagaaccACCCAAAACAGCAAAGATAGAAAATTTATCACATCAAACATCAATCAAAATCAACCCAATAACCCTTGGGGCTCACAATCTCTCCACTTActtgaaagaacaaaagaaCATATCCATACAACaaaaccaacataaaaaaacattaaaagaatcaagaaataaaaaagggtattaattaaaaagacaagaaatGAAGCTTCCATACCATGTTGGCTGTCATAGAATTTAATCTGATGATTCCATTTATGTGTGTCTGACTGTGTTTAAGAggtaaaaaaaccctaatctgacaaaaaataaataacagaccccgccttttcttttcctactTCGCTTACATTAAGCAAAGATTAAGGGATaggggagagagagaatcaATGAGGAGGAGTACTGTTATTGTTGGTGTTAATGGAGTAAGAGAAAAGCAAGGAAAGGGCCAGTCTTTATTGTTTGGTTTGCTggcattctttgttttttcctagacttttatttctaaatttttaatttttacaaatctcCAGATTCCActgtttaaataaataatagccaCTTCTGCCTTAGCTACTCACCTCGTACCATTCATGGATTCGCTGTCCAAGGAAtccattatattaattattttcaacagttagggaagatttttttttcttttttctttttattagggtgaaaaatacaattatCTGACCTGAAtataaagtttttcaaaattatagacCGATTTAAATCCATGAATCAAGATAATTCATCAAGTCGATTATCTCGGATCGGTTAAATTCTAAACAGATATAATTATACTGAGCTATAAAATTCTTAAGCCCACAGGAGCATTCTTGCAggcctataatttttttacttgattttggataaaatgaaaagaagagacTAGCTCTCCTCCTCTACGTTCTGATTACTGTTATAAAGTAAGACAACTAGGATCAAAAGGTGGTagggtttataattttttttaaaaataaaataatcctattttaataaaaaataatttaaaataaaactcaattcagattgaattttataattataattatggtaTACCACgacaaaataaacaatcaaagtATTCAAGAgcttttcaaagttcaaacacATCGTAGACTTTGCAGGACAAATAGAAATTACACTGTCGtggctttaaattaatttaaataaaatatttaacaatcaCAAAGTAACAATAGCTACAGTTTTAATGACGCGTTTGGTAACgtgaagtaaatattttttaaaaaaacattttttaattaaaaaaatattaaaattatgttatttttaatgtttttttatatttatatattaaaacgataaaaaaaatattttaaaaaaatcaatttgatgtaaataataactttaaaaacGAGTTGAACAGTGCTTTGCTGCTCAACAACATCTTCGGAATGGCTTGTATAACCAACAATTGGAAAATCCAGCTGAACCCAGCAGTGCAGCAAGTCAGCAACCAAGAAATTCAATTGTGCAGCAGCAAAACCCAGTAGAGTAGCTAGCTGCAGATCCAGTTTTTCATGACATACtgtaataaacaattaaatcattttgagaACTATATATTAGCCTTCTGATTCACCACTTATCAATCATCCAAGGTCATGTCAACTTTGTTGCAGATTCTAAGAACATAAACAGCAAAAGTATCAATCAATCATGgctaaaaaacattatctacAAAAGCAAGGCAGAGGCCAATTGGTGCTGAGGAAGAACGCAACCAATTTTTCACAATAAATTAAAGCCTGGACCATCAAAGAACTTAGAGAAGGATCAGGTATAAAACCACTGATGCTATCAGCTGATTTGAAGgaaactataaaaataagaacaaccAACGAATCTCATGCCACCATGCAAAGAATTCGACACTCGGAATCGTTAAGTTTCCACCAACCTATCGAGATTTGACCCCATTGACATATTCTCTATTTTATTCTCTTCTCAACTTGTGTTTACAACTCTTTATATATAACAGGTTAATTTGGATTAATTAACATAACTGAGTTTTAACTGGATTGATATCAAATTATAAGTTGATTCATCTAAGTTTCTTGAATTTGAGTAAATTTCCGCTGCTAGTTTTATATCAATCTGCTAAATggattaggtttaataacattgttaacaagttgtatatatatatattgttgtttaTGATCTCTCACTAAAGAATTCATGAATGTCGGTAGCTTTAATGTGGTTATCCAGATATCTGGTCTCGTTGGATATTATTCTGATTTCTCAAATCTCAATAACCAATACAAACGTTTCAAGATGAagttaaaaagattaaataaaaataaaatgaaagattcTTGAGCCAGAGAGATTGGACTGTGAAGGGAAGCGCACATGGGTGTTCTTCGCCTGTTCAACGAGGGAAAATGTGGCTTTCGTTTTTGACCTTTTCAACTCCCGAACatctctttataaaaaaataaacagaggaCTGTAGCAATGCTCCCACTAAAGTGTTGAAAAATGAGACAATAATGATTACCCACTACCTTTTCTATTCGGTATCagactgtttttgtttttttgttaaattattttttttatcattagaatatttttaaatcattctaatatattgtattaaaactaaaaaaaattaaaatataattttattatattttaatttaaagaataattttaaagaataatttttttatttttaatgtaccTACATATTATCAagagcttttttgtttttaatatattaaaaaaaacaatttaaaaaacaaccataccAAACCCTACAATTCATTAAATGCTAGAACCATGATCGAAACTCAATCACCATCAACAATTCGGTGCTTGATGATcattaattcaacaaaatttattgtttcgaatttgttttttcaaaatttgtcaACAAAGAGGATTGGATTTATAGTCCTCAATTAATTTACTTTCGCGGAAACTCAGAGATAATTGacttgcatttattttattttgctgagAATGACTTCAATctgaaagtaaatttaaaatgattccTTCATTCTTATCAAAAGACGATTCCTTCATACTTTTAACTCCCCTTTGTTCGTGCTTTTTATTTGTAAAGCAAAGCATCAAGCTTCATATATATTTGTAGATCCAAGTTTGGCTACATGTTACAAGAA
It encodes:
- the LOC7457629 gene encoding O-fucosyltransferase 23 yields the protein MDMPSSCKYPMFFGRNLNSITCKGLALIVIALFLRVVLLPSFSGYGGVDKNNLDLIHSRSLSLDSDNGIRKEKFLEVPQIVWGLNNQKIAFARACLTARMLNRTLLMPSLSASLFYKEIDRLQPISFDKVFQFERFNALCNGFVQLGRYSDLRNRTGVYELQKGSGRKWTIERDLDQLKEFSEDSFNGYEVIRIVGKNPFLWHDHWPVKDYARVFECLVLVDEITKEADKVVSKIREVGKELRSKSQSAQGGVDPDSSWLQPVPYVAVHMRIEIDWMIHCKKLEQRLNVSEICSSKQEIMERVGNIVGLKSPIVVYLAVADSLLEDSSILTGWKEGLLPVEKKKLSVDGVYKKYPYLIQSAIDYEVCSKADVFVGNSFSTFSSLIALERTQKMIRIGVTSSCGVDVRWPSYAYNILGESNGPHKWMTNMSDSSLKAISYGSNIISC
- the LOC7481780 gene encoding E3 ubiquitin-protein ligase RSL1 isoform X1, which produces MEGQVAFSDGSSASLVRGEMKLEEDEEDFRSCCEDEEVWKEIEDIVKEEPKEDLDEFSVKMFFKGMSVAEDGGSASGFSGIGVVMERTEYVPVIQVQKKLDFYVDESVADYLALMDGLAEAMQNNIRRVYAFTDSELLYDQITNEEKLEVPLLIALRQRILEHASNLEAFVLKLSPCCDLERPLHLAQVAVGVVSFPSNGSKSHDNCSICCEDKMSPMMITMKCSHKFCSHCMKTYVDGKVQSSQVPIICPQLGCKYCISINECRSFLPLTSYESLENALAEADIHHSDRIYCPYPNCSVLLDHRECLSARVSSSSESDNTCIECPVCRRFICVECGVPWHSSMRCEEYQNLPLEERDAADITLHLLAQNKRWRRCQQCRRMIELSQGCSHMTCWCGHEFCYSCGAEYRNGQQTCQCAFWDEENSEDLVTQSAQESEQWAWETYNSLPMLMDAYSEQERSQLALIQRFLAGGFSLSDHHPYQSPPSCTDSYVDAMKDLHQLPWLERFVSVISDNYYEDYIQ
- the LOC7481780 gene encoding E3 ubiquitin-protein ligase RSL1 isoform X2, with the translated sequence MEGQVAFSDGSSASLVRGEMKLEEDEEDFRSCCEDEEVWKEIEDIVKEEPKEDLDEFSVKMFFKGMSVAEDGASASGFSGIGVVMERTEYVPVIQVQKKLDFYVDESVADYLALMDGLAEAMQNNIRRVYAFTDSELLYDQITNEEKLEVPLLIALRQRILEHASNLEAFVLKLSPCCDLERPLHLAQVAVGVVSFPSNGSKSHDNCSICCEDKMSPMMITMKCSHKFCSHCMKTYVDGKVQSSQVPIICPQLGCKYCISINECRSFLPLTSYESLENALAEADIHHSDRIYCPYPNCSVLLDHRECLSARVSSSSESDNTCIECPVCRRFICVECGVPWHSSMRCEEYQNLPLEERDAADITLHLLAQNKRWRRCQQCRRMIELSQGCSHMTCWCGHEFCYSCGAEYRNGQQTCQCAFWDEENSEDLVTQSAQESEQWAWETYNSLPMLMDAYSEQERSQLALIQRFLAGGFSLSDHHPYQSPPSCTDSYVDAMKDLHQLPWLERFVSVISDNYYEDYIQ